The following are encoded together in the Oceanobacillus zhaokaii genome:
- a CDS encoding NifU N-terminal domain-containing protein, which yields MGVRIEPTPNPNAMKFSTDSIIFEGTNSVSVMPGDTSEHAILNDLMKLDGVDNVFGYQNFITVNKKFDVEWENITSSIQEVIAKHGY from the coding sequence ATGGGCGTTCGTATTGAACCTACACCAAATCCAAATGCAATGAAATTTTCAACAGATAGTATTATCTTTGAAGGAACAAATAGTGTATCTGTCATGCCAGGTGACACGAGTGAACATGCGATACTAAATGATTTAATGAAGCTTGATGGTGTTGATAACGTGTTTGGTTACCAAAACTTTATTACCGTAAATAAGAAATTTGATGTAGAATGGGAAAACATTACATCAAGTATTCAAGAAGTAATCGCCAAGCACGGTTATTAG
- a CDS encoding YitT family protein yields MFMIEAKRIIIVIIGALLNAVSLNFFFIEANVYASGFTGAAQLIASVFQDFLGIGISTGILLFVLNIPVLILGWYKVGKGFTLYSIVSVMFSSLFLQIIPVFALSDDIILNAVFGGVIAGAGVGLTLKHGASTGGLDIIAMVLSRKKDKPIGSFILVINAVIIVLSGILYEPENALYTMVALYVTTRVIDAIHTRYEKVTAMIVTHKPEELQQAIHKIMVRGITILPAKGAYTKSEKSMLYLVITRYELYDLEKIIQEVDPNAFTNIIETAGIYGVFRRE; encoded by the coding sequence ATGTTTATGATTGAAGCAAAACGGATTATTATCGTTATTATTGGCGCATTATTAAATGCTGTTTCATTAAACTTCTTCTTTATTGAAGCCAATGTTTATGCCAGTGGCTTCACTGGTGCTGCTCAGCTTATAGCCAGTGTTTTTCAGGATTTCCTTGGAATTGGCATAAGTACAGGGATATTGTTATTTGTGTTAAATATACCAGTTTTAATACTTGGGTGGTATAAAGTAGGGAAGGGCTTTACATTATATAGTATTGTATCTGTAATGTTTTCATCACTGTTTTTACAAATTATTCCGGTTTTTGCATTGTCTGATGATATTATTCTCAATGCCGTATTTGGAGGGGTAATCGCGGGAGCTGGTGTTGGGCTGACGTTGAAGCATGGTGCATCTACTGGTGGATTAGATATTATTGCAATGGTATTGTCACGCAAGAAGGACAAGCCTATTGGCAGCTTTATTTTAGTCATTAATGCAGTTATTATTGTTCTATCAGGAATTTTATACGAACCAGAAAATGCGTTATATACAATGGTTGCACTCTATGTAACAACACGTGTAATCGATGCGATCCATACTCGCTATGAAAAGGTTACAGCTATGATTGTAACGCATAAGCCTGAAGAATTACAGCAGGCGATTCATAAAATTATGGTGCGTGGGATTACAATTTTACCTGCAAAAGGTGCATACACGAAGTCAGAGAAAAGCATGCTCTATCTCGTGATAACAAGATATGAGTTATACGACTTAGAAAAAATTATTCAAGAAGTCGATCCAAATGCTTTTACAAACATTATTGAGACTGCTGGAATATATGGTGTCTTTCGAAGAGAATAG
- a CDS encoding Cof-type HAD-IIB family hydrolase: MKNRHLISLDLDGTLLTDNKVISSQTKQTVLTAMDEGHIVVIATGRPHRSSINYYHELGLKTPMVNFNGALLHHPTNKNWDALHNPMPIRTAHAIIDACFDLNVNNILAEVIDDVYLAQYDEKLIEIYQESPDDPPFKIGNIKQTLQEDPTSILVLPKEEQIEMLRNHLDDYHAEFIEHRNWGAPWNIIEIIKKGMNKAVGLQKIAHYYDIPKDRIIAFGDEDNDLEMIDYAGVGVAMGNAIPNLKKLAKHITKTNEQNGIGIFLEEYLKLNVKTN, from the coding sequence ATGAAAAACAGACATTTAATTTCTTTAGATTTAGACGGTACACTTTTAACTGATAATAAAGTAATCAGTTCACAAACAAAGCAGACAGTACTTACTGCGATGGACGAAGGGCATATTGTTGTCATTGCAACAGGCAGGCCACATCGTTCTAGTATTAACTACTATCATGAACTTGGTTTAAAAACACCTATGGTTAACTTTAATGGTGCACTGCTTCATCACCCAACAAATAAGAATTGGGATGCACTGCATAATCCAATGCCAATACGAACAGCACATGCAATCATTGATGCATGCTTCGATTTAAATGTAAATAATATACTTGCTGAAGTAATCGATGATGTCTACCTTGCACAATATGATGAAAAGCTCATCGAGATTTACCAAGAGTCACCAGATGATCCACCATTCAAAATCGGAAATATAAAACAAACATTACAAGAGGATCCTACTTCTATCTTAGTTCTGCCAAAGGAAGAGCAAATAGAAATGTTAAGAAATCATTTAGATGATTACCATGCAGAATTTATTGAGCACCGAAATTGGGGAGCACCATGGAATATCATTGAAATTATTAAAAAAGGCATGAATAAAGCGGTTGGCTTGCAGAAGATTGCCCATTATTATGACATACCTAAAGACCGGATTATTGCCTTTGGTGATGAGGATAATGATTTAGAAATGATTGACTATGCTGGTGTTGGAGTTGCGATGGGTAATGCAATACCCAATTTAAAAAAACTTGCTAAGCATATTACCAAAACAAATGAGCAGAATGGAATTGGGATTTTCCTTGAGGAATATTTGAAGCTCAACGTCAAAACAAACTAG